In one Sporomusa sphaeroides DSM 2875 genomic region, the following are encoded:
- a CDS encoding C40 family peptidase, giving the protein MSKHVEDLIGLPFIDGGRNPTVGLDCWGLSTEVFRRYGIILPDYKISCEDASRIHSEVNEQRPCWRRCEGDIPIPALVVIRFTVYCDHTGVYIGQGRFIHTRKRIGVNIDRIDNPAWANRIEGFYVPEVKK; this is encoded by the coding sequence ATGAGTAAACACGTTGAGGACCTAATTGGCCTGCCTTTTATCGACGGTGGACGCAACCCGACAGTAGGACTTGATTGTTGGGGGTTGTCCACGGAAGTATTCAGGCGATATGGGATTATCTTGCCTGATTACAAAATATCTTGTGAAGACGCCAGCCGCATTCACAGTGAAGTGAATGAGCAGCGCCCCTGCTGGCGCAGGTGTGAAGGAGACATCCCCATTCCGGCGCTTGTTGTTATCCGGTTCACCGTTTACTGTGACCATACGGGGGTATACATCGGTCAGGGCCGGTTTATACATACCCGCAAGCGAATCGGTGTCAACATCGACCGCATCGACAATCCCGCCTGGGCAAATCGTATCGAAGGATTTTATGTACCGGAGGTGAAAAAATGA